The following proteins come from a genomic window of Salvia hispanica cultivar TCC Black 2014 chromosome 4, UniMelb_Shisp_WGS_1.0, whole genome shotgun sequence:
- the LOC125218767 gene encoding transmembrane protein 18-like → MEELQSAVNAHFDQMADLVEKLSAEFRSGLKPAYENLMGFFHAIDWKERWLICLLSFHAILLLLVFVSRRNVNFQMFLFLAALGGVYLAERLNHILASNWQSFAGQNYFDANGVFLSVLWSGPLLVIAIIILVNTLFSLCYLVVRWKRAELKHRARAARSKEE, encoded by the exons ATGGAGGAGCTGCAATCTGCGGTGAATGCTCACTTCGATCAAATGGCAGATCTGGTGGAGAAGCTCTCGGCGGAATTCCGTTCTGGGCTCAAACCCGCTTACGAAAATTTGATGGGTTTCTTCCACGCCATTGATTGGAAG GAGCGTTGGTTGATATGTCTTCTTTCCTTCCACGCGATCTTGCTACTACTGGTTTTTGTATCGCGGAGAAACGTCAACTTTCAGATGTTTTTGTTCCTTGCTGCGT TAGGAGGAGTGTATCTTGCTGAGAGGCTTAATCATATCCTCGCGAGCAACTGGCAAAGCTTTGCAGGCCAGAACTACTTTGACGCTAATGGAGTCTTCCTCTCCGTGCTCTGGTCCGGGCCATTGTTGGTGATCGCGATCATAATCTTG GTGAACACGTTGTTCTCGCTGTGTTATCTAGTTGTGAGATGGAAAAGGGCCGAGCTCAAACATCGCGCAAGAGCAGCTCGTAGTAAGGAAGAATAA
- the LOC125218766 gene encoding protein-tyrosine-phosphatase PTP1-like, with amino-acid sequence MASNSAKPPSDAGAVAAIPASPTPAKSIDSAMPRPRLSGDQLRYCSGALQHFKTKPPQTIRQEFMILQDNRMTASDMRSRCTVALDSANISKNRYTDVLPFDDNRVILKQCADYRPSARGYVNASFITTSESVSRFIATQGPLSHTSEDFWEMIIQYQCPVIIMLTRLVDDYRTLKCVDYFQAENGPREFGNICIATKKMETSDTSLIWRSLEVKYKESEEPPLSVLHVQYPEWPDHGVPNDTLAVREIFRKVSSVPPSLGPIVVHCSAGIGRTGTYCLIHNTIQRVLAGDMSALDLLTTVTTFRSQRIGMVQTLEQYLFCHDVIIDELQDYLSVGNSQGSL; translated from the exons ATGGCGAGTAACTCCGCAAAACCCCCCTCCGACGCCGGAGCCGTCGCAGCGATTCCAGCTTCCCCCACGCCGGCAAAATCCATCGATTCGGCGATGCCGAGGCCGCGCCTCTCCGGCGATCAGCTGCGCTACTGCTCCGGAGCTCTCCAGCacttcaaaacaaaacctccgcAGACGATCCGCCAAGAGTTCATGATCTTGCAG GATAATAGGATGACGGCCTCAGATATGAGGAGCAGATGTACTGTGGCTCTTGACAGTGCTAATATCTCAAAGAATCGTTATACTGATGTCTTGCCAT TTGATGATAACAGGGTTATCTTGAAGCAGTGCGCAGATTACAGACCTTCAGCTAGGGGTTACGTCAATGCTAGTTTTATTACA ACTTCTGAAAGTGTTTCTCGGTTTATTGCAACTCAAGGTCCACTTTCACATACTTCTGAGGATTTTTGGGAAATGATAATCCAGTATCAATGCCCAGTCATAATTATGTTAACCCGGTTGGTTGACGATTACCGT ACACTGAAATGTGTTGATTATTTCCAAGCTGAGAATGGACCTAGAGAGTTTGGTAACATATGCATTGCCACCAAGAAGATGGAAACATCCGATACTTCATTAATATGGCGGTCCTTAGAAGTGAAATACAAAGAG TCAGAGGAGCCACCATTGTCAGTTCTGCATGTACAGTACCCTGAATGGCCGGATCACGGAGTTCCTAATGACACTCTTGCTGTTCGTGAAATCTTCAGAAAAGTATCTAGTGTGCCGCCCAGTCTAGGGCCCATTGTTGTTCATTGCAG TGCAGGCATTGGTAGAACTGGTACATACTGCCTCATTCATAATACGATTCAAAGAGTTCTAGCCGGAGACATGAGTGCTTTGGACCTTCTTACTACTGTAACCACTTTTAGGTCTCAGCGAATTGGAATGGTGCAAACTCTG GAGCAGTATCTCTTCTGCCATGATGTGATCATTGATGAACTTCAAGACTACTTATCAGTTGGGAACTCACAAGGCAGTTTATAA
- the LOC125218764 gene encoding putative late blight resistance protein homolog R1B-16: MAYNLQPLITILEGILDPHQSRWIVHENNPQFKSILNKATSLQQLLDSNSSFTKLDTQIREVAHRAEDIIESRMVHQMKSGCDSAIFTFTTPDLQQVIRDLDSLMEQAEKLMEMDDDKMLRQLDSAMEQVKLLDQKMPHSSSSISKNAVMVGIDEDLMQLKDRLTCMEKKLEIVPIVGMGGIGKTTLARKLYEDPLIVDRFDYRAWATVSQDYNMPQILKSLLRCTTRQDFDQHIDELKVMLHKSLFSRRYLIVLDDIWSPKLWDEIRMYFPDNNNGSRIVITTRESDVVNCASSSSQQHQVRLLSKLESWNLFRQLVFGEEDCPLVLQEIGRKIAKDCGGLPLAISVIGGLISKMERAKDVWMKIGDNVIATIAESNKQCYNILSLSYKHLPNHLKPCFLYMGAFPEDYEIKGSRLVRLWIAEGFIKSNVERSLEEEAKDWLKSLIDRNLFLVRRYKNNGKPESYSMHDMLRDLCIKKYGKGMFLNGPNKFTFSNPRRVSLHTKFESEIVNDSTESMSLTRSVLCIDFRSVEFSSGAVFAARLLRVLDLDMRMQRFSTEILELVNLRFLRVNLCYLGNQRISSIPEGISRLWNLQTLIAPFCKFDEPAELWKLSELRYLNVNGIELLKDEEMNYSVLKKLERILSDIQLKKEATSWDGFLKSIPNIKVLSIKDGLPTISTVIDLSHLHKLEKLKCFDMRSISSPDGFGHRLRVIFPCNIRKLYLNGCKMILGAWRTLCTLHKLEVLWMACCSFKSEEETCDEEWELADGDVFCSLQFLNLYGCSLVRWIADETNFPRLRHLHLLLCKNIEEIPSGIGEIPTLQLIELIGCSKSTAASAERIKEEQYENGNDDLKLNIPGTSESDDDDDDDDDDDDDDDDDDDDDDESNGPNNEQTYNYICHCTATHGIICPKRNNVAADY, encoded by the exons atggcTTATAATCTTCAACCACTCATCACCATTCTTGAAGGAATTCTTGATCCTCACCAATCACGATGGATTGTTCATGAAAACAACCCTCAATTCAAATCCATCCTCAATAAAGCTACTTCTCTTCAACAGCTCCTTGATAGTAACTCTTCATTCACCAAACTAGACACCCAAATCAGAGAAGTAGCACATCGAGCTGAAGACATCATTGAATCCCGCATGGTTCATCAAATGAAATCCGGATGTGATTCCGCCATATTCACTTTTACCACACCAGATCTGCAGCAAGTAATACGAGATCTTGATTCTCTTATGGAGCAAGCGGAGAAGCTCATGGAGATGGACGATGACAAGATGCTTCGACAACTTGATTCTGCTATGGAACAAGTGAAACTCCTGGATCAGAAGATGCCGCATAGCAGTTCATCGATCTCCAAGAACGCTGTGATGGTGGGAATTGATGAAGATCTGATGCAGCTCAAGGATCGGCTCACCTGTATGGAGAAGAAGCTGGAGATCGTCCCCATCGTGGGTATGGGGGGAATAGGTAAAACAACTCTCGCTCGAAAGCTTTATGAAGATCCTTTGATTGTTGATCGCTTTGATTATCGTGCTTGGGCAACTGTGTCACAAGATTACAATATGCCACAAATTCTCAAAAGCCTTCTTCGTTGCACAACTAGACAAGACTTTGATCAACATATTGATGAGTTAAAAGTCATGTTGCATAAGAGCTTGTTCAGTAGAAGGTACTTGATTGTATTAGATGATATATGGAGCCCAAAATTATGGGATGAGATAAGGATGTACTTTCCAGACAACAACAACGGGAGTCGTATTGTCATCACCACTAGAGAATCTGATGTGGTGAACTGTGCTAGCTCTTCGAGTCAGCAGCATCAGGTGCGATTGCTTAGCAAGTTGGAAAGTTGGAATCTGTTCCGCCAACTTGTGTTTGGAGAAGAGGATTGCCCTCTTGTATTACAAGAGATTGGTCGAAAGATCGCCAAGGATTGCGGTGGGCTTCCTCTAGCCATCAGTGTGATTGGAGGATTGATATCTAAGATGGAAAGAGCAAAAGATGTTTGGATGAAAATTGGGGACAACGTAATAGCAACAATTGCGGAATCGAACAAGCAATGCTACAATATATTGTCTTTAAGTTATAAGCACTTGCCGAATCACTTAAAACCATGTTTTTTATACATGGGGGCTTTCCCTGAAGACTACGAGATTAAAGGCTCCAGACTCGTACGTTTGTGGATTGCAGAGggatttataaaatcaaatgtgGAAAGAAGTTTGGAGGAAGAGGCTAAGGATTGGCTAAAGTCTCTAATAGATAGAAATCTATTTCTGGTTAGAAGATACAAGAACAATGGAAAACCAGAGAGTTACAGCATGCATGATATGTTGAGGGATCTATGCATTAAGAAATATGGCAAAGGCATGTTTCTAAATGGTCCCAACAAGTTCACATTCTCTAATCCACGTCGCGTGAGTTTGCACACCAAGTTTGAATCGGAAATTGTTAACGATTCAACAGAGTCAATGTCACTAACTCGATCTGTTTTATGCATTGATTTTCGGAGTGTTGAGTTTTCATCTGGTGCAGTTTTTGCGGCAAGATTGCTAAGGGTGTTGGACTTGGATATGCGTATGCAAAGGTTCTCAACTGAAATATTAGAACTTGTCAACCTACGCTTCTTACGTGTCAACCTATGCTACTTAGGTAATCAACGCATTTCAAGTATACCGGAAGGAATATCAAGATTGTGGAATTTGCAGACCTTGATCGCTCCTTTTTGCAAGTTTGATGAGCCAGCTGAGCTATGGAAGCTCTCTGAGTTAAGATATCTCAATGTGAATGGAATTGAGTTGTTAAAAGATGAGGAAATGAACTATAGTGTCTTGAAGAAGTTGGAAAGGATTTTATCTGATATACAACTTAAAAAGGAGGCAACAAGTTGGGATGGTTTCCTCAAAAGCATTCCAAATATCAAAGTGTTGTCAATTAAGGATGGCCTCCCAACTATATCGACAGTGATTGATCTTAGCCATCTTCACAAGcttgaaaaactaaaatgctTTGATATGAGAAGTATATCCTCTCCCGACGGTTTTGGTCATCGTTTGAGAGTGATATTTCCTTGTAATATTAGAAAACTATATCTGAATGGATGTAAAATGATTTTGGGAGCATGGAGGACTCTGTGTACACTACATAAGCTGGAAGTGCTCTGGATGGCTTGCTGCAGTTTTAAAAGCGAGGAGGAGACATGTGATGAAGAGTGGGAGTTAGCAGATGGAGATGTGTTCTGTTCACTGCAGTTTCTAAATCTTTATGGCTGTAGTCTTGTGCGTTGGATAGCCGatgagaccaatttccctagACTCCGCCACCTCCATTTACTTTTATGCAAAAATATAGAGGAAATCCCAAGCGGCATTGGAGAGATCCCAACACTCCAATTAATTGAGTTAATAGGGTGCAGCAAATCCACAGCGGCCTCAGCAGAAAGGATTAAGGAGGAGCAATATGAAAATGGAAACGACGATCTCAAACTGAATATTCCTGGCACTTCCGAAAG tgatgatgatgatgatgatgacgacgacgacgacgacgacgatgatgacgacgacgacgatgatgatgaatcAAATGGCCCCAACAATGAGCAAACATACAACTACATCTGCCACTGTACAGCAACCCATGGCATAATCtgtccaaaaagaaataatgtgGCAGCTGATTATTGA
- the LOC125220226 gene encoding putative late blight resistance protein homolog R1A-10 produces MAYNLQPLLTILEGVLDPDQPRWIVDENNPQLQSLLDKATSLQHLLDSNSALTKLDTQIREVAHRAEDIIESHMVHHMLSGSNCVRFTLSTPDIQQVTRQLDSVMEQAEKLVENKMLPSKSSSAAVGIDSSIEQLKLADKKKPSSSSSLSVVVGIYEDLMQLKDRLIGQQQKKREIVPIVGMGGVGKTTLTRKLYEDPLIVDHFAYRAWATISQDYNLQQILLSLLYCITGQEFDQQIDELKVKLHKSLSGRKYLIVLDDIWSTKLWDEMSMYFPDNNIGSRIVITTRESDVANYADSSRSHHQVQLLSESESWNMLHQLVFGEEECPLVLQVIGRKIAKDCGGLPLAINVIGGLLSKMERSEDAWEKIGNNVKAAIFESNGYSILSLSYNYLPNHLKPCFLYMGAFPKDYEIERSRIIRLWVAEGFVKSNGEKSLEEEAKDWLKSLIDRNLFQVRIHKINGKAKSYNMHDMLRDLCIKKYGEDMYLNGPNKFTFSNPRRVSFHIKFEWEVVNDSTESMSLTRSVLRIDFRSASFHLVQFLRQDC; encoded by the coding sequence ATGGCTTACAATCTTCAACCACTCCTCACCATTCTTGAAGGAGTCCTTGATCCTGACCAACCACGGTGGATTGTTGATGAAAACAATCCTCAACTCCAATCCCTCCTTGATAAAGCTACTTCTCTTCAGCACCTCCTTGATAGTAATTCTGCACTCACCAAACTAGACACCCAAATAAGAGAAGTTGCACATCGAGCAGAAGACATCATTGAATCTCACATGGTTCATCACATGCTCTCTGGATCTAATTGTGTGAGATTCACTCTTTCCACACCAGATATACAACAAGTAACGCGTCAACTTGATTCTGTTATGGAGCAAGCGGAGAAGCTCGTGGAAAACAAGATGTTGCCGAGCAAGTCATCCAGTGCTGCGGTGGGAATTGATTCTTCTATAGAACAACTGAAGCTCGCAGATAAGAAGAAGCCGTCTAGCAGTTCATCATTGAGTGTTGTGGTGGGAATTTATGAAGATCTGATGCAGCTCAAGGATCGGCTGATCGGTCAGCAGCAGAAGAAGCGGGAGATCGTCCCCATCGTTGGTATGGGTGGAGTAGGTAAAACCACTCTTACTCGAAAGCTTTACGAAGATCCTTTGATTGTTGATCACTTTGCATATCGTGCTTGGGCCACTATCTCACAAGATTACAATTTGCAACAAATTCTCTTAAGCCTTCTTTATTGCATAACTGGACAAGAATTTGATCAACAAATTGATGAGTTAAAAGTCAAGTTGCATAAGAGCTTGTCTGGTAGAAAATACTTGATTGTATTAGATGATATTTGGAGCACCAAATTGTGGGATGAGATGAGCATGTATTTCCCAGATAACAACATCGGGAGTCGCATTGTGATCACCACTAGGGAATCTGATGTGGCGAACTATGCTGACTCTTCGAGATCACACCATCAAGTGCAACTGCTTAGCGAGTCTGAAAGTTGGAATATGCTTCACCAACTTGTGTTTGGAGAAGAGGAGTGCCCTCTTGTATTACAAGTGATTGGTCGAAAGATCGCCAAGGATTGCGGTGGGCTTCCTCTAGCCATCAATGTGATTGGAGGGCTGCTATCTAAGATGGAAAGATCAGAAGATGCTTGGGAGAAAATTGGGAACAATGTAAAAGCAGCAATTTTCGAATCAAATGGTTATAGTATCTTGTCTTTAAGTTATAACTACTTGCCGAATCACTTGAAACCATGTTTCTTATACATGGGAGCTTTCCCTAAAGACTACGAGATTGAACGTTCCAGAATCATACGTTTGTGGGTGGCAGAAGGATTTGTAAAATCGAATGGGGAAAAAAGTTTGGAGGAAGAGGCTAAGGATTGGCTAAAGTCTCTAATAGATAGAAATCTATTTCAAGTTAGAATACACAAGATAAATGGAAAAGCAAAGAGTTACAACATGCATGATATGTTGAGGGATCTATGCATTAAGAAATATGGTGAAGACATGTATCTAAATGGTCCCAACAAGTTCACATTCTCTAATCCACGCCGCGTGAGTTTTCACATCAAGTTTGAATGGGAAGTTGTTAATGATTCAACAGAGTCAATGTCACTAACTCGATCTGTTTTACGCATTGATTTTCGGAGTGCGAGTTTCCATCTGGTGCAATTTTTGCGGCAAGATTGCTAA
- the LOC125218765 gene encoding protein DETOXIFICATION 54-like: protein MIKLCFSRMGVENTDSHKLTTSSQVVDELKELWRMALPITAMNCLVYVRAVVSVLFLGRLGSLELAGGALSIGFTNITGYSVLVGLASGLEPVCSQAYGSKNWDLLSVSLHRMISILFLAIIPISILWFNLESIMLFMGQDRDITRMAAAYCLYSLPDLLTNTLLQPLRVYLRSQGVTKPQMWCTLLAVAFHIPLNYVLVVVMGLGVPGVAMASVLTNLHMMVLMMGYVCVYGRWRWKVVGDGGDGGVGALLRLAVPSCIGICLEWWWYEIVTVLAGYLPNPRLTVAATGIMIQTTSLMYTVPMALAGCVSARVGNELGAGNPSKAKLAAMVALACAFAIGLINVVLTVIFRDKWGGLFTKDDDLKLLVASVLPIIGLCELGNCPQTTGCGVLRGIARPVVGAHINLGSFYFVGTPVAVGLAFWLGIGFPGLWLGLLSAQAACAASVLYVVLCRTDWGIEAVKASERSSSLEMVDKCSSEEEKIGFLDEKSAIS from the exons ATGATTAAACTG TGTTTCTCAAGAATGGGTGTGGAAAATACAGACTCCCACAAACTCACTACCTCCTCACAG GTGGTTGATGAGTTGAAAGAGTTATGGAGAATGGCACTTCCAATTACTGCAATGAACTGTTTAGTGTATGTGAGAGCAGTTGTCTCTGTCCTGTTTTTGGGCAGATTAGGCAGTCTAGAGCTAGCCGGTGGCGCTCTGAGCATCGGCTTCACGAACATCACCGGCTACTCTGTTCTCGTAGGCCTGGCCTCTGGCCTCGAGCCCGTCTGCAGCCAGGCCTATGGCTCCAAGAACTGGGACCTCCTCTCCGTCTCCCTCCACCGCATGATCTCCATCCTGTTCTTGGCGATCATCCCGATCAGCATCCTCTGGTTCAATCTCGAATCGATCATGCTGTTCATGGGCCAGGACCGGGACATCACGCGAATGGCCGCGGCCTATTGCCTCTACTCACTCCCCGACTTGCTGACAAACACTCTGCTCCAGCCCCTGAGGGTGTATTTGCGGTCGCAGGGCGTGACGAAGCCTCAGATGTGGTGCACATTGCTGGCTGTCGCGTTCCACATCCCGTTGAATTATGTCCTCGTTGTCGTGATGGGGCTCGGGGTGCCCGGGGTGGCCATGGCCTCCGTGCTCACGAATCTCCACATGATGGTGCTGATGATGGGGTATGTTTGCGTTTACGGGCGTTGGAGGTGGAAGGTGGTTGGAGACGGGGGGGACGGTGGCGTTGGCGCGCTGCTTAGGCTCGCTGTCCCGAGTTGTATCGGGATATGCTTGGAGTGGTGGTGGTACGAGATCGTGACTGTCTTGGCCGGGTACTTGCCTAACCCGAGACTCACCGTGGCAGCCACCGGGATCATGATTCAAACGACTAGCCTCATGTACACGGTCCCCATGGCACTGGCCGGTTGCGTCTCAGCTCGG GTGGGAAATGAGTTGGGAGCAGGGAACCCTAGCAAGGCCAAATTGGCAGCAATGGTGGCATTAGCTTGTGCGTTTGCAATAGGGCTAATCAATGTGGTTTTGACAGTGATATTTAGAGACAAATGGGGTGGCCTTTTCACAAAAGATGATGACCTAAAGCTTCTCGTTGCGTCGGTCTTGCCGATCATCGGGCTATGCGAGCTCGGAAATTGCCCGCAGACGACGGGCTGCGGCGTCCTGCGCGGCATCGCGAGGCCGGTGGTGGGCGCCCACATTAATCTCGGCTCGTTTTACTTTGTGGGTACCCCTGTAGCTGTCGGCCTGGCCTTCTGGCTCGGGATAGGGTTCCCGGGCCTCTGGCTAGGCCTGCTCTCCGCTCAGGCGGCCTGTGCTGCTTCGGTCCTTTATGTCGTGTTGTGTCGCACGGACTGGGGGATCGAAGCAGTTAAGGCCTCCGAGCGGAGTAGTAGCTTGGAGATGGTTGATAAGTGTAGTAGCGAGGAAGAGAAAATAGGGTTTTTGGATGAGAAGAGTGCTATTTCGTAA
- the LOC125220679 gene encoding GRAS family protein RAM1-like, with the protein MLRMQEYEEEDFLCLRLSISADSDCERKRKRKRNETPTLSDSISSDGSFEEESKIISLFQMRDQMLNLRRKRGGEDHHPEESDVDGDGLRLVHLLLVAATAVDENNPGAALESLRGIYRSASLVGDSVQRVAAYFADGLVARLLTRGSPFADAVAQAPAPEEAFLSYAELYKVSPLYQMAHFTANEAILEAFEKHDHANPNPRVLHVIDFEVSYGFQWPSLMQSLSERATPARRILLKITGYGSCPEQLQETQTRLTSFAQCFRNLVFEFIGVIRGLDLVKPKIKKGEILVANLSFHLSTLKNYSEISDTLNYLKTVRPAIVVLVEQEGSRKTHNFLSRFTESLHYFAAIFDSLDDCLPLESSERLRIEKNHLGTEIKHVMNYDRDDDNNNIDNLRFQSLETWKKRMESNGFRGVRHSPNAVMQAKLLLKMRSHCASTQLEGENAGFRIFERDDGRALSLGWQEKLLITASSWCCV; encoded by the coding sequence atgTTGAGGATGCAAGAATACGAGGAAGAAGATTTCTTATGCCTTAGGCTGTCCATTTCTGCAGACTCTGATtgtgagagaaagagaaagagaaagagaaatgaaacCCCAACTCTCTCCGACTCAATAAGCAGCGATGGCAGCTTCGAAGAAGAAAGCAAAATCATCTCTCTCTTCCAAATGAGGGATCAAATGCTTAATCTCCGTCGCAAGAGAGGCGGAGAAGATCATCATCCCGAAGAATCCGACGTCGACGGCGACGGCCTGCGCCTCGTCCACCTCCTCCTCGTCGCTGCCACCGCCGTCGACGAGAACAACCCCGGCGCGGCCCTTGAGAGCCTCCGCGGGATCTACCGGAGCGCTTCCCTCGTGGGGGACTCCGTCCAGCGCGTCGCCGCCTACTTCGCCGATGGCCTCGTCGCGCGCCTATTGACGCGCGGCTCGCCGTTCGCCGACGCGGTCGCGCAGGCCCCGGCGCCGGAGGAGGCGTTCTTGTCGTACGCGGAGCTCTATAAGGTGTCGCCGCTCTACCAGATGGCCCACTTCACGGCCAACGAGGCGATCCTCGAGGCGTTCGAGAAGCACGACCAcgcaaaccctaaccctagggTTCTCCACGTCATCGATTTCGAGGTTTCTTACGGCTTCCAGTGGCCCTCCCTGATGCAGTCACTGTCAGAGAGGGCCACTCCAGCCAGGCGTATCCTGCTTAAAATCACAGGATACGGCAGCTGCCCAGAGCAGCTGCAGGAAACACAGACGAGGCTCACCAGCTTCGCCCAGTGCTTCCGGAACCTAGTTTTCGAGTTCATTGGGGTCATACGAGGATTGGATCTCGTGAAACCGAAGATCAAAAAGGGGGAAATTCTTGTGGCAAATCTATCATTCCATTTAAGCACACTGAAGAACTACTCTGAGATCTCAGACACTCTGAACTACTTGAAAACGGTTCGTCCCGCCATCGTCGTCCTCGTCGAGCAAGAAGGAAGCCGAAAAACCCACAACTTCCTCTCGAGATTCACCGAATCCCTCCACTACTTCGCGGCCATTTTCGACTCGTTAGACGATTGTCTCCCTCTCGAGAGCTCAGAGCGCCTTCGAATCGAGAAAAATCACCTCGGAACCGAAATCAAGCACGTGATGAACTATGATAGAGACGACGACAACAACAACATCGACAATCTCAGGTTCCAGAGTCTGGAAACTTGGAAAAAGAGAATGGAAAGCAACGGATTTCGTGGGGTCAGACACAGTCCCAATGCGGTGATGCAAGCAAAGCTACTACTGAAGATGAGGAGCCACTGCGCCAGCACACAACTCGAGGGCGAAAACGCCGGTTTTCGGATTTTTGAGAGGGATGATGGGAGAGCTCTCTCGCTTGGATGGCAAGAGAAGCTGCTCATAACTGCATCTTCTTGGTGCTGCGTTTGA